One window of Trichoderma breve strain T069 chromosome 3, whole genome shotgun sequence genomic DNA carries:
- a CDS encoding ribosomal protein s12/S23 domain-containing protein, producing MAGGKPRGLNAARKLRTNRKDQKWADLAYKKRALGTAFKSSPFGGSSHAKGIVLEKVGVEAKQPNSAIRKCVRVQLIKNGKKVTAFVPNDGCLNFVDENDEVLLAGFGRKGKAKGDIPGVRFKVVKVSGVGLLALWKEKKEKPRS from the exons ATGGCAGGTGGCAAGCCCCGTGGTCTGAACGCTGCGCGCAAGCTGCGCACCAACCGAAAGGATCAGAAATGGGCTGATCTCGCCTACAAGAAGCGTGCCCTGGGCACTGCCTTCAAGTCTTCACCATTCGGTGGCTCTTCCCACGCCAAGGGAATTGTTCTCGAGAAAGTTGGTGTCGAAGCCAAGCAGCCCAACTCCGCCATCCGAAAGTGTGTCCGAGTTCAGTTGATCAAGAACGGAAAGAAAGTCACTGCTTTCG TCCCCAACGACGGTTGCTTGAACTTCGTTGATGAGAACGACGAAGTTTTGCTTGCTGGATTCGGTcgcaagggcaaggccaagggtgATATTCCCGGTGTTCGATTCAAGGTCGTCAAGGTGTCTGGTGTTGGTCTGCTGGCTCTgtggaaggagaagaaggagaagcccCGATCATAA